In a single window of the Terrirubrum flagellatum genome:
- a CDS encoding dienelactone hydrolase family protein, translating into MVKLFLAAASLALMLASSAQSQIVPRTELHAFLSATPTDRQFLIGAQDAPSVTLSAELRLPTAGADRLPVVVLLHASGGINAGVVAWANELNSAGVATLMIDSFTARKIVSTVEDQDSLSRFVMILDAYRALDLLAAHPRIDPSRIAVMGFSRGGGPAHWSAMERFRMMHAANSKARFALHIAFYPTCNRDLKDALNVVAPIRIIHGTADDYIPIKECRELVTRLQAAGKDATLLEVEGAHHVFDNPAGAPVRLAQAQTTRNCPLIREADDGALVNSVTNKAFSYASDPCVERGVTVGRNADGLSLARKAVQTALTEAGFVR; encoded by the coding sequence ATGGTGAAGCTTTTCTTGGCTGCTGCTTCGCTCGCATTGATGCTCGCGTCGTCGGCCCAGTCTCAGATTGTTCCTCGCACAGAGCTTCATGCATTCCTGTCAGCGACGCCGACGGACCGTCAATTCCTGATCGGCGCCCAGGACGCTCCCTCCGTCACGCTCTCCGCCGAATTGCGGCTCCCCACCGCTGGCGCTGACCGTCTGCCGGTTGTGGTGTTGCTGCATGCGTCAGGCGGCATTAACGCCGGCGTCGTGGCGTGGGCCAACGAGCTGAATAGCGCGGGAGTTGCGACGCTGATGATCGACAGCTTCACCGCGCGAAAAATCGTCAGCACAGTGGAGGATCAGGATTCGCTCAGCCGCTTCGTGATGATTCTCGATGCTTATCGGGCCCTCGATCTGCTCGCGGCTCATCCTCGTATCGATCCGTCTCGCATCGCCGTGATGGGCTTTTCGCGAGGCGGCGGCCCGGCGCACTGGTCGGCGATGGAGCGATTTCGGATGATGCACGCCGCAAACTCCAAAGCACGCTTCGCTCTGCATATCGCTTTCTACCCAACCTGTAACCGCGACCTTAAGGATGCGCTCAACGTCGTCGCTCCGATACGCATCATTCATGGAACGGCCGACGACTATATTCCGATCAAGGAATGCCGCGAACTGGTTACGCGGCTTCAGGCGGCGGGCAAGGACGCGACTCTGTTGGAAGTCGAAGGCGCGCACCATGTTTTTGACAATCCTGCGGGCGCCCCTGTTCGATTGGCGCAGGCGCAAACCACGCGCAATTGTCCGCTCATTCGGGAAGCCGACGATGGCGCGCTCGTAAACAGCGTGACCAACAAGGCGTTCTCCTATGCTTCCGATCCTTGTGTCGAGAGAGGCGTTACAGTTGGCCGCAATGCCGATGGTCTGTCGCTTGCGCGGAAGGCTGTTCAGACAGCCCTCACTGAAGCGGGTTTTGTCCGATAG